In Rattus norvegicus strain BN/NHsdMcwi chromosome 3, GRCr8, whole genome shotgun sequence, a genomic segment contains:
- the Or12e7 gene encoding olfactory receptor Olr566: MKSTEIRAEDNATTVTQFLLLGFSDLPNLQGILFGMFSIIYLIILIGNSFIIVITRIDPALQKPMYFFLANFSTLEICYVSVTLPRILFNIATQDRSISVLSCATQMCFFLMLGATECFLLAVMSYDRYVAICNPLHYPLVMNPTKCTRLAAGSWLGGIPVQIGQTCQIFSLRFCNSNQIKHFFCDLPPILKLACGDTSIHELSVYLVAMLFVAFPFTLILASYSKIIATILKLPTATGRAKAFSTCSSHLLVVFLFFGSATVTYLRPKSTHSPGIDKLLSLFYTIVTPMFNPLIYSLRNKEVIAALKKLLPKK, encoded by the coding sequence ATGAAATCCACAGAAATCAGGGCAGAGGACAACGCTACCACTGTGACACAGTTTCTCCTCCTGGGATTTTCAGACCTTCCTAACTTACAAGGGATTCTGTTTGGGATGTTCTCCATAATTTACTTAATCATCTTGATTGGAAATAGTTTCATAATTGTGATAACTAGAATTGATCCTGCACTACAGAAGCCCATGTATTTTTTCCTGGCAAATTTTTCTACTCTTGAAATCTGTTATGTATCAGTCACACTTCCTAGGATTCTGTTCAACATTGCTACTCAAGACAGAAGCATATCTGTACTGAGCTGTGCCACACAAATGTGTTTCTTCCTGATGCTGGGAGCCACTGAGTGTTTCCTGCTGGCTGTGAtgtcctatgaccgctatgtggccatctgtaatCCTCTGCACTATCCTCTTGTCATGAACCCAACAAAGTGCACTCGGCTGGCAGCAGGCTCCTGGCTGGGAGGTATCCCAGTCCAGATAGGACAAACCTGTCAGATATTCTCTCTACGTTTTTGCAATTCTAaccaaataaaacatttcttttgtgACTTACCGCCCATTCTCAAGCTGGCCTGTGGGGATACTTCAATACATGAGCTGTCTGTCTACTTAGTGGCTATGCTGTTTGTTGCTTTCCCTTTCACACTGATACTTGCCTCTTACAGCAAAATCATTGCCACCATTCTGAAGCTGCCAACAGCCACAGGACGGGCAAAAGCATTTTCCACATGTTCTTCCCATTTGcttgtggtgtttttgttttttggatcaGCTACTGTTACCTATTTGAGGCCAAAATCTACCCATTCTCCAGGAATTGACAAACTGCTGTCTCTGTTTTACACTATTGTGACTCCCATGTTCAATCCACTGATATACAGCCTTAGAAACAAGGAAGTGATTGCTGCACTGAAAAAGCTGTTACCTAAAAAGTAG